In Ignavibacteria bacterium, a single genomic region encodes these proteins:
- a CDS encoding PorV/PorQ family protein, producing MSIKHKILILVLLLIAGQVHAQLIPNLGGQRTGTSSLQFLKIGTDARATGMGEAFVAVSDDFSALQYNPAGLVLTKDNGLSFTHTAWFADSRIEHLGGVYHFGGNNAVGISVTSFRTEDMKVTTEFQPNGTGNYFRFSDLAVGLSYSRQFTDQFSFGVTVKYVEEALGELKMRTVLGDLATFYKTGLGTTRFAVVIANFGAQVSPSGTVDLIGSRTVSEFQKFPPPTLFKIGFAFEPWMNQNNRVTTSIQLNSPNDNKEYINVGAEYSYKEMVTIRGGYKFNVDAENFSVGAGVNVPVSFAKVGVNYSLANYGDWGYMHRFSINLILPEKNK from the coding sequence ATGTCAATAAAGCATAAAATATTAATCTTAGTTCTGCTACTGATAGCTGGTCAGGTTCATGCGCAGTTAATTCCTAACCTTGGTGGACAAAGAACCGGGACTTCTTCGCTTCAGTTTTTGAAAATAGGAACGGATGCTCGTGCGACTGGGATGGGGGAAGCTTTTGTAGCTGTCTCAGACGATTTCTCTGCTTTACAATATAATCCTGCAGGACTCGTTCTTACTAAAGATAATGGCTTATCATTTACTCATACTGCATGGTTTGCGGATTCACGAATCGAGCATCTTGGCGGCGTTTATCATTTTGGGGGTAACAATGCCGTTGGTATAAGTGTTACTTCATTCAGAACTGAAGACATGAAAGTAACGACTGAATTTCAACCTAACGGGACAGGAAATTATTTCAGGTTTTCGGACCTTGCAGTTGGACTTTCATATTCCAGACAATTTACCGATCAGTTTTCTTTTGGTGTTACCGTAAAGTATGTCGAAGAAGCTTTAGGTGAACTTAAAATGAGAACAGTACTCGGTGATTTAGCAACTTTTTACAAAACAGGTCTTGGCACAACAAGGTTTGCCGTTGTTATTGCTAACTTTGGAGCACAGGTTTCTCCATCCGGAACTGTTGACCTGATTGGCAGTAGGACAGTTTCTGAATTTCAGAAATTTCCTCCACCAACATTATTTAAAATTGGTTTTGCTTTTGAACCGTGGATGAATCAAAATAATAGAGTTACCACAAGCATTCAGCTTAATAGCCCTAATGATAACAAAGAATATATTAATGTGGGTGCTGAGTACTCCTATAAAGAAATGGTTACCATTAGAGGCGGTTATAAATTTAATGTAGATGCTGAAAACTTTTCGGTAGGAGCGGGTGTAAATGTACCTGTTTCATTCGCAAAGGTAGGTGTTAATTATTCACTCGCAAATTATGGTGACTGGGGATACATGCACAGATTTTCAATAAACTTAATATTACCGGAGAAAAATAAATAA
- a CDS encoding TonB-dependent receptor codes for MKKVFLILIFILFVVSANAQDQLGSLFGIVKDSAGIPLEGVTLKIKGSYLGAVSDSEGNYSILNIPAGSYTLAVDYIGFKTVEYTDVKISQAENREFNIFLIVTSFTVDQEIVVVGDRPLLDIEQTSSSHIISSDEITQNIVNNIKDIVEQQAGVVKDDNELFIRGGRNYENSFLLDGVSVQDPLSGTGFGLQLSANSLEEVEVITGGYNAEYGQATSGVITARTKEGRFSEYNMFLSYSRDNLGDFLGWGPNSGVSFNTDIVEFNLGGPEPISKYILPALKIKVPGEITFFGNFYMGLSDGFFVNRLKSENLYSNGIGKANSVYSSIFGGTKFAPRQDNNWLWLGKITWKFTPQMKLSYSYNQSVSINQNSSSLQNNLEYVEPSPGYQFQFQEILDNANTYSSNSIFHTLAWTHTTSPKTYYEVKLTRFFTNLRSDANGLNWDQYSEPFDIVKPPFVYYPIDSTRTGIIPGNGFYDVGNPYTWHDHYVVEYTAKADIVNNFTPSSKFKAGIEASFQEMQLIDIYQPWIKPFGLNNDVYKVYPAFGDIYAQHSIQIKGMILNYGLRFDYWFPGKMVDDAVKNPDVVTIPDDIRKSYLENTYELFGMRWKGRLSPRVGISHPITNNQTLFFSYGHFNKRPKPQFVYAKLNPQSAQSSYQKFGNPDLDPETTVSYELGIRNQFTSDDVLTITAYYKNIYDYVSTKNIIINDGRYIGKSFISYFNQDYARTRGIEIEYKKRIGGWFNGKFNFTYSVATGKSSTSDQGYLVATRGLQETISENFLGWDRPITASANLFFKIEKGKGLFGFGKNILDNINIKTRLFFQSGKRYTPQILTGYFDDGRPEYTTDYDNLYANVGENWFYVDLDIDKYINIYNLDVVFNLSIKNLFNNNNSTILNPVTGRAYEYGDPTPNSWNDPLYPDLQAPLDPYPFNPARYLAPRTIKFGVSIKF; via the coding sequence ATGAAAAAAGTTTTTCTAATTCTAATTTTTATCCTTTTTGTTGTTTCTGCAAATGCACAGGATCAACTCGGTTCGCTTTTTGGTATTGTCAAGGATTCTGCAGGTATTCCTCTTGAAGGAGTCACGCTAAAGATTAAAGGTTCATATTTAGGTGCAGTTTCTGATTCAGAAGGAAACTACTCAATATTAAATATTCCTGCGGGTTCATATACACTCGCTGTTGATTATATTGGTTTCAAAACAGTAGAGTATACGGATGTTAAAATATCACAAGCTGAAAACAGAGAGTTTAACATTTTTCTAATAGTGACTTCTTTTACTGTCGATCAGGAAATTGTTGTAGTAGGTGACAGACCATTACTTGATATCGAGCAGACATCAAGTTCTCATATAATTTCAAGTGATGAGATTACTCAAAATATAGTAAATAACATTAAGGATATTGTCGAACAACAAGCCGGAGTTGTTAAGGATGACAACGAACTCTTTATTCGAGGTGGTCGTAATTATGAAAACTCATTCCTTCTTGACGGAGTATCTGTACAGGATCCGCTGTCCGGAACAGGTTTTGGTCTTCAGCTATCAGCCAACTCTCTCGAAGAGGTTGAAGTCATAACAGGCGGGTACAATGCTGAATATGGACAGGCTACAAGCGGTGTCATTACCGCAAGAACAAAAGAGGGCAGGTTCTCTGAATACAACATGTTTCTCTCATATTCACGTGATAATCTCGGTGATTTTCTTGGCTGGGGTCCAAATTCGGGAGTAAGCTTTAATACTGATATTGTTGAATTCAACCTTGGAGGTCCCGAACCAATTTCTAAGTATATACTTCCAGCACTTAAAATAAAGGTTCCAGGAGAGATTACTTTTTTTGGTAATTTTTACATGGGACTATCGGACGGTTTCTTTGTCAATAGATTAAAATCAGAAAACTTATACTCGAACGGAATCGGAAAAGCTAATAGTGTTTATTCCAGTATTTTCGGTGGAACTAAATTTGCTCCAAGACAAGATAATAACTGGTTATGGCTTGGCAAGATTACTTGGAAATTTACACCACAAATGAAACTTTCATATTCTTATAATCAGTCTGTTTCCATAAACCAGAATTCAAGTTCTTTACAGAACAATCTTGAATATGTTGAGCCATCACCCGGCTATCAGTTTCAGTTCCAGGAAATTCTTGATAATGCGAACACTTACTCATCTAATTCTATATTTCATACTTTAGCTTGGACTCATACTACAAGTCCTAAAACATACTACGAAGTTAAGTTAACTCGTTTCTTTACAAATCTTCGTTCGGATGCAAACGGCTTAAACTGGGATCAGTACAGTGAACCATTCGATATAGTTAAACCGCCGTTTGTTTACTATCCAATCGATTCTACACGGACGGGTATTATACCGGGTAACGGATTTTATGATGTAGGAAATCCCTATACGTGGCATGATCACTACGTTGTTGAATACACTGCAAAAGCTGATATTGTTAATAATTTCACACCTTCAAGCAAATTTAAAGCAGGTATTGAAGCAAGTTTTCAGGAAATGCAACTGATAGATATTTATCAACCCTGGATAAAACCTTTTGGTCTTAATAATGATGTATACAAAGTTTATCCTGCATTTGGTGATATATATGCCCAGCACTCAATTCAGATAAAAGGTATGATCTTAAATTACGGACTTAGGTTTGATTACTGGTTCCCCGGAAAAATGGTTGATGATGCAGTAAAGAATCCTGACGTTGTAACAATTCCTGATGACATTAGAAAGAGTTATCTTGAAAACACTTATGAATTGTTTGGAATGAGATGGAAAGGTCGTTTATCACCCAGAGTTGGAATCTCGCATCCTATTACAAACAATCAGACTTTGTTTTTCTCTTATGGTCACTTTAATAAGCGGCCTAAACCTCAGTTTGTTTATGCAAAGCTAAATCCGCAGTCAGCGCAGTCATCGTACCAGAAGTTTGGCAATCCTGACCTGGATCCGGAAACAACTGTCTCTTACGAACTTGGTATAAGAAATCAGTTTACCAGCGATGACGTATTAACAATTACCGCATATTACAAGAACATTTATGATTATGTATCAACAAAGAACATTATTATTAATGACGGAAGATATATAGGTAAATCTTTTATCAGTTATTTTAATCAGGATTATGCCCGAACAAGAGGTATTGAGATTGAGTATAAGAAAAGAATCGGTGGCTGGTTTAATGGTAAGTTTAATTTCACTTATTCCGTAGCGACGGGAAAAAGTTCTACTTCTGATCAGGGATATTTAGTCGCTACCCGTGGTTTACAGGAAACCATTTCTGAAAACTTTTTAGGCTGGGATAGGCCAATTACAGCGTCTGCAAACCTATTCTTTAAAATTGAAAAAGGAAAAGGACTTTTTGGTTTTGGAAAAAATATTCTTGATAACATCAACATCAAAACAAGATTATTCTTCCAGTCAGGGAAGCGGTATACACCTCAGATATTGACAGGATACTTTGACGATGGAAGACCTGAATATACAACAGATTATGATAATCTTTATGCCAATGTAGGTGAAAACTGGTTCTATGTTGACCTTGATATTGATAAATATATTAACATCTATAATCTGGATGTGGTTTTTAATTTGTCGATAAAAAATTTATTTAACAACAATAATTCAACAATATTAAATCCGGTAACCGGAAGAGCTTATGAGTATGGAGATCCTACTCCGAACTCATGGAACGATCCATTGTATCCGGACTTGCAGGCACCACTAGATCCTTATCCGTTTAACCCGGCAAGGTATCTTGCACCGCGCACTATTAAATTCGGAGTATCAATTAAATTCTAA